The following are from one region of the bacterium genome:
- a CDS encoding serine acetyltransferase, with the protein MNPRDPRCSGRLQDLARELAADYQSAGGFNRAGDAELPSFARVEAVLQDLLTIVFPGYFGGRLGARACLETFVAAKIDAAYDALAEILGGTLAFCAREGVHTPQPLPLAGANPESDIPTAAESLALAYLGRLPGIRALVRTDVEAAFLGDPAATGRDEVILCYPGLLAIAVHRLAHPLQAAGVPIVPRLMSEWAHARTGVDIHPGATIGPHFFIDHGTGVVVGETTRIGARVKIYQGVTLGALSFKRAPDGSLAKGGRRHPTIEDDVTIYANATILGGETVVGRGAVVGGGCWVVASVPAGGRILTHTHDDR; encoded by the coding sequence ATGAACCCCAGGGACCCGCGCTGCTCCGGCCGCCTCCAGGACCTCGCCCGCGAGCTCGCCGCCGACTACCAGTCCGCCGGCGGCTTCAACCGCGCGGGGGACGCCGAACTGCCCTCGTTCGCGCGGGTGGAGGCGGTGCTGCAGGACCTGCTGACGATCGTGTTCCCGGGCTACTTCGGCGGCCGACTGGGGGCGCGCGCCTGCCTCGAGACCTTCGTCGCCGCGAAGATCGACGCCGCCTACGACGCGCTCGCGGAGATCCTCGGCGGCACGCTCGCCTTCTGCGCCCGCGAGGGCGTCCACACGCCGCAGCCGCTGCCCCTGGCCGGCGCGAACCCGGAGTCGGACATCCCCACCGCCGCCGAGAGCCTGGCGCTGGCTTACCTCGGTCGGCTGCCGGGGATCCGCGCCCTGGTGCGCACCGACGTCGAGGCCGCCTTCCTGGGCGACCCCGCCGCCACCGGGCGCGACGAGGTCATCCTCTGCTACCCCGGCCTGCTGGCCATCGCCGTGCACCGCCTGGCGCACCCGCTGCAGGCGGCGGGCGTGCCGATCGTGCCGCGCCTGATGAGCGAGTGGGCGCACGCCCGCACCGGCGTGGACATCCACCCCGGGGCGACGATCGGCCCGCACTTCTTCATCGATCACGGCACCGGCGTGGTCGTGGGCGAAACCACGCGCATCGGCGCCCGCGTGAAGATCTACCAGGGCGTCACCCTCGGCGCCCTGAGCTTCAAGCGCGCACCCGACGGCTCGCTGGCCAAGGGCGGCCGGCGTCACCCGACCATCGAGGACGACGTGACGATCTACGCCAACGCCACCATCCTGGGCGGCGAGACCGTCGTCGGCCGCGGCGCCGTGGTCGGCGGCGGCTGCTGGGTCGTGGCCTCGGTGCCGGCCGGCGGGCGCATCCTGACCCACACCCACGACGACCGCTGA
- the cysK gene encoding cysteine synthase A — translation MTTGIRDSVLDLVGNTPLVRLPRLNTTAADLVAKLEFFNPMASVKDRIGKAMIEAAERDGLLAPGGEIIEPTSGNTGIGLAFVCAAKGYRLTLTMPESMSRERRAIMRALGAELVLTPAAAGMKGAIARAGELLAERPGAFMPQQFDNPANPEVHRRTTAEEIWRDTGGEVDVLISGVGTGGTLTGVASVLKARRPGFRAVAVEPADSPVLSGGAPGPHKIQGIGAGFVPSILDTALIDEVIRVTNDEAMAMARRAAREEGLFVGISSGAALHAALAVAARPESAGKRLVVVIPSFGERYLTSDLYRDLLGD, via the coding sequence ATGACGACCGGCATCCGCGACAGCGTGCTGGACCTGGTGGGGAACACGCCCCTGGTCCGCCTGCCCCGCCTGAACACGACCGCCGCCGACCTGGTGGCCAAGCTCGAGTTCTTCAACCCCATGGCCAGCGTCAAGGACCGCATCGGCAAGGCCATGATCGAGGCCGCCGAGCGCGACGGCCTGCTGGCGCCGGGCGGGGAGATCATCGAGCCGACGTCCGGCAACACCGGCATCGGCCTGGCCTTCGTCTGCGCCGCCAAGGGCTACCGGCTGACCCTGACGATGCCCGAGAGCATGTCCCGCGAACGGCGCGCCATCATGCGGGCGCTCGGCGCCGAGCTCGTGCTGACGCCGGCGGCCGCGGGCATGAAGGGCGCCATCGCGCGCGCGGGGGAGCTGCTGGCCGAGCGGCCGGGCGCGTTCATGCCCCAGCAGTTCGACAACCCGGCCAACCCGGAGGTCCACCGCCGCACGACGGCGGAGGAGATCTGGCGCGACACCGGCGGCGAGGTGGACGTGCTGATCTCGGGCGTGGGCACCGGCGGCACCCTGACCGGCGTCGCCTCGGTGCTGAAGGCGCGTCGGCCGGGCTTCCGCGCCGTGGCCGTGGAGCCCGCCGATTCGCCCGTCCTCTCCGGGGGGGCGCCCGGCCCGCACAAGATCCAGGGCATCGGCGCCGGCTTCGTGCCCTCGATCCTCGACACCGCGCTGATCGACGAGGTGATCCGGGTGACCAACGACGAGGCCATGGCCATGGCCCGCCGCGCGGCGCGCGAGGAGGGCCTGTTCGTCGGCATCTCGTCCGGCGCCGCCCTGCACGCGGCCCTGGCGGTGGCCGCGCGGCCCGAGAGCGCCGGCAAGCGCCTCGTCGTGGTGATCCCGAGCTTCGGCGAGCGCTACCTCACGTCCGACCTGTACCGCGACCTGCTCGGCGACTGA